The following proteins are encoded in a genomic region of Nicotiana sylvestris chromosome 4, ASM39365v2, whole genome shotgun sequence:
- the LOC138889900 gene encoding uncharacterized protein, with protein sequence MADFSPSLVPKLEKELLLKSGTSFGVWTLFTNGATNVRGSRLGIVLKLPTCGVIRQSIKTAKLTNNEAKYKAMIAGLELAKSLGAEIIETKCDSLLVVNQVNRSYEVREEKMKRYLYKIHVALHRFKEWNLVHVPQEQNSEADALANLGSFVEEDDLLPGDVIQVSKLMIEEGHVDINSTSLTWDWRNIYIDYLKNGKLPADPKESRALRTKAAQFSLDENKTL encoded by the coding sequence ATGGCCGATTTCTCGCCCTCCCTCGTGCCCAAGTtagaaaaggaacttttactgAAATCAGGCACGTCTTTTGGGGTATGGACCCTATTCACTAATGGCGCCACAAACGTGAGAGGTTCCAGACTTGGTATAGTCCTAAAGCTACCTACATGCGGCGTGATCAGACAATCTATTAAAActgcaaaattgactaacaatgaagccaagtacaaggctatgattgcaggtttagaactggccaaAAGCCTTGGAGCTGAGATCATCGAAACAAAATGCGATTCACTCCTGGTAGTTAACCAGGTGAATAGGAGCTACGAGGTCCGAGAAGAAAAGATGAAGAGGTATTTGTACAAGATCCATGTCGCATTAcatcgcttcaaagaatggaattTAGTCCATGTACCTCAAGAGCagaatagtgaggccgatgccctcgcaaacctgggatcgtttgttgaagaagatgacctactccccGGGGATGTTATCCAGGTATCTAAATTAATGATCGAGGAAGGTCACGTGGATATTAATTCCACCAGCCTAACATGGGACTGGAGAAATATATATATTGATTATCTGAAAAACGGAAAATTGCCTGCAgatccaaaggaatcgagggcctTGCGAACCAAAGCAGCCCAGTTCTCGCTTGATGAAAACAAGACTCTGTAA
- the LOC138889901 gene encoding secreted RxLR effector protein 161-like, with product MLMYRRSKHLEVVGYSDSDFAGCIDTRKSTFGYLFQLAEGAISWKSAKPSIIATSTMEGEFVACFEATVHALWLRNFISGLGVVDTITKPLKIYCDNSATVFFSKNDKYSKSAKHMKLKYFTVK from the coding sequence ATGCTCATGTATAGGAGATCCAAGCATCTGGAAGTTGTTGGATACTCGGATTCAGATTTCGCTGGATGTATTGACACTAGAAAATCTACGTTTGGTTATTTGTTCCAATTAGCTGAAGGAGCAATATCGTGGAAGAGTGCCAAACCGTCTATCATTGCTACATCCACGATGGAAGGAGAATTTGTGGCATGTTTTGAAGCCACAGTTCATGCATTATGGCTGCGAAACTTTATTTCAGGACTTGGGGTTGTCGACACCATTACCAAGCCACTGAAAATTTACTGTGATAATTCTGCAACAGTATTCTTCTCCAAGAATGATAAGTACTCCAAAAGTGCCAAACATATGAAATTAAAGTACTTTACCGTCAAGTAG